A genomic window from Blastococcus saxobsidens DD2 includes:
- a CDS encoding prolipoprotein diacylglyceryl transferase: MRHPVLAPDMPAGAVQVMSWSCESMEDVDPQALGVTYWFDAAASGAPYPVSVRFSGRRLAGPDIPGRGDEFEVVHTLDEVLPGSGRVAVTARVPGLAPGEWEVTATPVVRHAPADSAPPSALPPGPLPRGTTVGRTTFKPVADVRAPGVRIGAWPALVTLGWLFALALQGVLAADRDLPVVRLLLVSVLASLIGLVGAKVYYLLTHREERPNPLTAGMSVQGFVIAGIGSVILGSWWAGIPVGQMLDVTAPGLLVGMTIGRLGCFLGGCCVGRPTASRWGIWSSDRRVGVRRIPVQLLESSMAGLIAAATLVAVVLTDPRVDGLLFMAGLAAYTFGRQLLFPLRGLPRQTKHGRRLTLAVAGLVLLAALSVLVSV; the protein is encoded by the coding sequence GTGCGCCATCCTGTCCTGGCCCCGGACATGCCTGCGGGCGCGGTCCAGGTCATGTCCTGGTCGTGCGAGTCCATGGAGGACGTCGATCCCCAGGCGCTCGGGGTGACCTACTGGTTCGACGCCGCGGCCAGTGGTGCCCCCTATCCGGTCAGTGTGCGATTCAGCGGTAGGCGGCTGGCCGGACCCGATATCCCGGGTAGGGGCGACGAGTTCGAGGTCGTGCACACCCTGGACGAGGTGCTCCCGGGAAGCGGTCGGGTCGCCGTGACCGCCCGTGTCCCCGGCCTAGCGCCGGGGGAGTGGGAGGTCACCGCGACCCCCGTCGTCCGGCACGCCCCTGCAGACTCCGCTCCGCCTTCGGCTCTGCCTCCCGGGCCACTTCCCCGTGGGACGACCGTCGGGAGGACGACCTTCAAGCCCGTGGCCGATGTCCGGGCGCCAGGGGTCCGGATCGGAGCCTGGCCCGCTCTGGTGACCCTCGGCTGGCTGTTCGCACTGGCTCTCCAAGGTGTGCTGGCGGCGGATCGCGACCTGCCGGTCGTGCGACTGCTCCTGGTGTCCGTGCTGGCGAGCCTGATCGGGTTGGTGGGCGCCAAGGTCTACTACCTCCTCACCCACCGGGAGGAGAGGCCCAACCCCCTGACCGCGGGAATGTCGGTCCAGGGCTTCGTGATCGCAGGGATTGGCTCGGTGATCCTGGGAAGCTGGTGGGCGGGGATCCCGGTGGGCCAGATGCTCGACGTGACGGCGCCGGGGCTGCTGGTGGGCATGACCATCGGGCGCCTGGGGTGCTTCCTCGGGGGGTGCTGCGTGGGGCGCCCCACGGCGTCTCGGTGGGGCATCTGGTCCTCCGATCGCCGCGTGGGCGTGCGCCGGATCCCGGTGCAGCTGCTCGAGTCGAGCATGGCCGGCCTCATCGCCGCAGCGACGCTCGTGGCAGTGGTGCTGACCGACCCCCGGGTGGACGGACTGCTCTTCATGGCCGGGCTGGCGGCCTACACCTTCGGGCGCCAGTTGCTGTTCCCGCTGCGGGGGCTGCCGCGGCAGACGAAGCACGGCCGCAGGCTGACTCTCGCAGTCGCCGGACTCGTGCTGCTGGCGGCACTTTCGGTACTGGTGAGCGTCTGA